The following proteins are co-located in the Castanea sativa cultivar Marrone di Chiusa Pesio chromosome 8, ASM4071231v1 genome:
- the LOC142605508 gene encoding putative E3 ubiquitin-protein ligase RHC1A: MSNVGYTHWCYQCNRRLRLEGAIACPYCAEGFVEELNEIPEDVHPNSEDDSAQPVPDLFELMYTLMRQRSPDPRWELMDVVNGFLNQSRMAGGNTSIDVRGRSGLLPEQGWNAFGSGQYVVLNRIPSPSSNGGPGSGPRRADFDDYFMGPGFQAFIEHLSTNDRQGPPPASHSSIDAMPTIRITQAHMHTDSHCPVCKEKFELGSEARLMPCNHIYHTDCIVPWLVQHNSCPVCRLELPPHGNDSTRGSRSRGTGNNVSSSSSSSSSSSSDYGGSGSRQNQGRRTAWPFWPFH; encoded by the coding sequence ATGTCAAATGTTGGATACACACACTGGTGCTACCAATGCAATCGGCGATTAAGGCTTGAGGGAGCAATTGCCTGCCCTTACTGTGCAGAAGGCTTTGTTGAAGAACTCAATGAGATACCAGAAGATGTCCATCCCAATTCAGAAGATGATTCTGCTCAACCAGTACCTGATCTATTTGAACTCATGTACACATTGATGAGGCAGAGGAGTCCTGACCCAAGATGGGAACTTATGGATGTTGTTAATGGCTTTTTGAACCAGAGTAGAATGGCTGGAGGAAACACTAGTATCGATGTTAGGGGGAGATCTGGTTTGCTTCCTGAACAGGGTTGGAATGCTTTTGGCTCTGGTCAATATGTTGTACTGAATCGCATTCCCAGTCCATCCTCTAATGGCGGTCCAGGAAGTGGACCTAGGCGAGCTGATTTTGATGACTATTTTATGGGCCCTGGATTTCAAGCATTCATCGAACATCTTTCTACAAATGATCGACAGGGTCCACCTCCAGCATCTCATTCTTCAATTGATGCAATGCCCACTATTAGGATTACACAAGCACATATGCACACTGACTCACACTGTCCTGTCTGTAAGGAAAAATTTGAGCTGGGCTCTGAAGCAAGGCTGATGCCATGTAACCATATTTATCACACTGATTGTATTGTTCCTTGGTTGGTTCAGCACAACTCATGTCCTGTTTGCCGCCTTGAGCTGCCTCCTCATGGGAATGATAGTACTCGTGGTAGTCGGAGTAGGGGCACAGGGAACAATgtcagcagcagcagcagcagcagcagcagcagtagCAGTGACTATGGCGGCTCTGGTAGTCGGCAGAATCAGGGAAGGAGGACTGCATGGCCTTTTTGGCCATTCCACTAA